A stretch of the Paenibacillus dendritiformis genome encodes the following:
- a CDS encoding anti-sigma factor family protein has translation MNCAEVMELKQRSLDGELTQSEESLLTEHIRRCPACAEMAERLENIHQELVHLPKVTPPYSLVDAILPSLQQLDKEQAAAAGASPSPASGSMERQGSATGPGKREQKLQAVTPVQKWYRKRPWRSAGAVVAAGLVFGLFMVMFKPPTATEQAGDFTELMSKSSQESGAVPNSSQALRSTHPDGKPATPEPKAGAANDGNAPNTQQQQNAQLPDGTGQKWEEVPDTAPAKPAEGSGAAEDRPKKNPKREQERKPAASPPAEKQEKNGKQDKKAEEPAAGKQHTGADPAEQQDSQVPPSIPAVTENEELENGSSADAGSMGFADSDLNRQSLFAASKEATSPDGKWMVLWENGQLMLYGVTDTEQTKLQTLAFADRPEELIWSSDSSRLEVTVRTADGVRQFHYDVSSNGLTETAAGEAEKKEPVVVPGTAKPAT, from the coding sequence ATGAACTGTGCAGAGGTGATGGAACTGAAGCAACGCAGCTTGGATGGTGAGTTGACGCAGTCGGAAGAGAGCCTGCTGACAGAGCATATCCGCCGATGCCCCGCCTGCGCCGAGATGGCAGAACGGTTAGAGAATATTCATCAGGAACTGGTTCACCTGCCGAAGGTTACTCCGCCTTACAGCCTGGTGGATGCGATATTGCCTTCCTTGCAGCAGCTGGATAAGGAGCAGGCCGCAGCAGCGGGCGCATCGCCTTCCCCGGCTTCGGGTTCCATGGAGCGCCAGGGAAGCGCGACGGGCCCCGGGAAGAGAGAGCAGAAGCTGCAGGCCGTGACTCCGGTACAGAAATGGTACCGCAAGCGGCCATGGCGTTCTGCAGGAGCCGTGGTGGCCGCAGGTCTCGTGTTTGGCTTATTCATGGTGATGTTCAAGCCGCCGACGGCGACGGAGCAGGCGGGCGACTTTACGGAATTGATGTCGAAGTCTTCGCAAGAGTCCGGCGCCGTACCGAATTCGAGTCAGGCGCTTCGAAGCACTCATCCGGACGGGAAGCCGGCGACGCCAGAACCCAAAGCTGGAGCGGCCAACGATGGCAATGCGCCGAATACGCAGCAGCAACAAAATGCCCAACTGCCAGACGGCACGGGACAGAAATGGGAGGAAGTGCCGGACACCGCGCCGGCGAAGCCGGCGGAAGGCAGCGGCGCGGCAGAGGACCGTCCGAAGAAGAACCCGAAGCGGGAGCAGGAGCGTAAGCCGGCGGCATCGCCGCCTGCAGAGAAGCAAGAGAAGAACGGGAAGCAAGACAAGAAGGCCGAGGAGCCTGCGGCCGGCAAGCAGCATACCGGAGCGGACCCAGCCGAGCAGCAGGACAGCCAGGTGCCGCCGTCCATTCCCGCCGTTACCGAAAATGAAGAGCTGGAGAACGGTTCGAGCGCCGATGCCGGCAGCATGGGGTTCGCGGACAGCGATTTGAACCGTCAATCCCTGTTCGCGGCGTCGAAGGAAGCAACATCGCCGGACGGCAAATGGATGGTCCTATGGGAGAACGGCCAACTGATGTTGTACGGGGTCACCGATACGGAACAGACCAAGCTGCAGACGCTGGCATTCGCCGACAGGCCGGAAGAGCTGATCTGGTCTTCGGACAGCAGCCGTCTGGAAGTAACCGTGCGGACAGCGGACGGAGTGCGCCAGTTCCATTATGACGTGTCTTCGAACGGATTGACGGAAACGGCCGCCGGCGAGGCCGAGAAGAAGGAGCCCGTCGTGGTGCCCGGTACGGCCAAGCCGG
- the leuS gene encoding leucine--tRNA ligase gives MSQEVNQPHGYQPQILEKKWQQYWEERKTFATEENSGKPKFYALDMFPYPSGAGLHVGHPEGYTATDIISRFKRMRGYNVLHPMGWDAFGLPAEQHALDTGEHPRDITVKNINNFRRQIKSLGFSYDWDREISTTDPDYYKWTQWIFIQLYKRGLAYEAEIPVNWCPALGTVLANEEVIDGKSERGGHPVIRKPMRQWVLKITEYAERLLADLDELDWPESLKDMQRNWIGRSEGAEVRFAIDGHDDHITVFTTRPDTLFGATYCVLAPEHELVGRITASGQQAAVQAYREQAARKSDLERTDLAKDKTGVFTGAYAINPVNGAKLPIWIADYVLAGYGTGAIMAVPGHDQRDWEFAKQFDLPIVEVVSGGDVTKEAFGGDGPHVNSDFLNGLGNAQAIARMNEWLTAEGVGQPKVTYRLRDWLFSRQRYWGEPIPIIHLEDGTMKPIPESELPLMLPEVDHIQPSGTGESPLANVAEWVNTVDPETGMRARRETNTMPQWAGSCWYYLRFIDPKNEKELCSKEKQAEWLPVDLYIGGVEHAVLHLLYARFWHKVLYDIGVVETKEPFQKLVNQGMILGTNGEKMSKSRGNVINPDDIVNEFGADTLRMYEMFMGPLEITKPWNEKGVEGMFRFLNRIWRLFIAEDGQLNSKITDGPGEDSFIRTWHKTVKKVTEDIEAMRFNTAISQLMIFINDAYKAETLPRQAMENFVQLLSPLAPHIAEELWQRLGHNATITYVPWPSYDEALTVDAEVEIVIQVNGKIADRIRIAADADEAAMQEKAMSLPNVQDAIAGKTVRKVIAVKGRLVNIVVG, from the coding sequence ATGAGTCAGGAAGTCAACCAGCCGCATGGCTATCAACCGCAAATTTTGGAAAAGAAATGGCAGCAGTACTGGGAAGAGCGCAAGACGTTCGCTACAGAGGAGAACTCCGGCAAGCCGAAGTTCTACGCGCTTGACATGTTCCCGTATCCTTCGGGCGCGGGATTGCATGTCGGCCACCCGGAAGGATATACGGCGACCGATATCATTTCCCGCTTCAAGCGCATGAGAGGGTACAATGTGCTTCATCCGATGGGCTGGGATGCGTTCGGCCTGCCGGCTGAGCAGCACGCGCTCGACACGGGCGAACATCCGCGCGACATTACGGTGAAGAACATCAACAATTTCCGCCGCCAGATTAAGTCGCTCGGCTTCTCTTATGACTGGGACCGGGAGATCAGCACCACCGATCCCGACTATTACAAATGGACCCAGTGGATATTCATCCAGCTCTACAAGCGCGGGCTCGCGTATGAAGCGGAGATTCCGGTGAACTGGTGCCCGGCGCTCGGCACGGTGCTGGCGAACGAGGAAGTGATCGACGGCAAGTCGGAACGCGGCGGCCACCCGGTGATCCGGAAGCCGATGCGGCAGTGGGTGCTGAAGATTACGGAATATGCGGAGCGGCTGCTCGCGGATCTGGATGAGCTGGATTGGCCGGAGAGCTTGAAAGATATGCAGCGCAATTGGATTGGACGCTCCGAAGGGGCGGAGGTCCGCTTCGCGATCGATGGACATGACGACCACATCACCGTGTTCACGACCCGCCCGGACACGCTGTTCGGCGCGACATACTGCGTCTTGGCGCCGGAGCACGAGCTGGTCGGCCGGATCACGGCTTCCGGGCAGCAAGCGGCGGTTCAAGCTTACCGGGAGCAGGCTGCGCGCAAGAGCGACCTGGAGCGCACCGATCTCGCGAAGGATAAGACAGGGGTATTCACCGGCGCGTACGCGATCAACCCGGTCAACGGGGCGAAGCTCCCGATCTGGATTGCCGATTACGTTCTCGCCGGCTACGGAACCGGGGCCATTATGGCCGTTCCGGGCCACGACCAGCGGGACTGGGAATTCGCGAAGCAATTCGATCTGCCGATCGTGGAAGTCGTCTCCGGCGGAGATGTGACGAAGGAAGCGTTCGGCGGCGACGGGCCGCATGTGAACTCGGACTTCCTGAACGGCCTCGGGAACGCTCAGGCGATTGCCCGCATGAATGAGTGGCTGACGGCGGAAGGCGTCGGCCAGCCGAAGGTGACGTACCGCCTGCGCGACTGGCTGTTCAGCCGCCAGCGGTACTGGGGGGAACCGATTCCGATTATTCATCTGGAGGACGGCACCATGAAGCCGATTCCGGAATCGGAGCTGCCGCTGATGCTGCCGGAGGTCGATCACATTCAGCCGTCGGGCACCGGCGAATCGCCGCTTGCGAACGTCGCCGAGTGGGTGAATACGGTCGATCCGGAGACCGGGATGCGCGCGCGCCGCGAGACGAACACGATGCCGCAGTGGGCCGGAAGCTGCTGGTATTATCTGCGCTTCATCGATCCGAAGAACGAGAAGGAGCTGTGCTCCAAAGAGAAGCAGGCAGAGTGGCTGCCGGTCGATCTGTATATCGGCGGAGTGGAGCATGCGGTCCTCCACTTGCTGTATGCGCGCTTCTGGCATAAGGTGCTCTACGATATCGGCGTCGTTGAGACGAAGGAGCCGTTCCAGAAGCTGGTCAACCAGGGGATGATCCTCGGCACGAACGGCGAGAAAATGTCCAAATCCCGCGGCAATGTCATCAATCCGGATGATATCGTGAACGAATTCGGCGCGGATACGCTGCGAATGTACGAAATGTTCATGGGGCCGCTCGAGATTACGAAGCCATGGAACGAGAAGGGCGTCGAAGGCATGTTCCGATTCCTGAACCGGATCTGGCGCCTGTTCATCGCGGAGGACGGCCAACTGAACAGCAAGATTACGGACGGGCCGGGAGAAGACAGCTTCATTCGGACCTGGCACAAGACCGTGAAGAAAGTGACCGAGGATATTGAGGCGATGCGGTTCAATACGGCCATCAGCCAGTTGATGATCTTCATTAATGACGCGTACAAGGCAGAGACGCTGCCGCGCCAGGCGATGGAGAACTTCGTGCAGCTGCTGTCGCCGCTCGCTCCTCATATCGCGGAGGAATTGTGGCAGCGCCTGGGGCATAACGCCACCATCACGTATGTGCCGTGGCCATCGTATGACGAAGCATTGACCGTTGACGCCGAAGTGGAGATCGTCATTCAAGTGAACGGCAAGATAGCGGATCGGATTCGAATCGCCGCCGATGCGGACGAAGCCGCCATGCAGGAAAAAGCGATGTCTCTGCCGAACGTTCAGGACGCCATTGCTGGCAAGACCGTCCGTAAAGTCATCGCTGTCAAAGGCCGGCTGGTCAATATCGTGGTCGGTTAG
- the comER gene encoding late competence protein ComER, with amino-acid sequence MKVGFIGTGSMGTTLIDAFIQSGAVTPEQVIASNRTMDKVQCLASQHPGLQVSPSNAETVRHSDIVFLCVKPLEFKAVLKEIRHAAHPDLILVSITSPVLLEHLEQQLPCKVAKIIPSITSYVRSGASLCMYGSRIQTEDRKLLERLMSSISQPLRIDEKYTRISSDLSSCGPAFIAYFLQRWIDAATEATGIGRDEASRLACEMLLGTGKLLTEGGFTPEQLQQRVAVPGGITAEALRLMKEELADMFPQLIQVTHAKYEEDLEKVHSQFSGQEANRPRY; translated from the coding sequence GTGAAGGTCGGATTTATCGGTACGGGAAGTATGGGGACAACGCTAATCGATGCGTTCATTCAATCCGGCGCTGTGACACCGGAGCAGGTCATAGCGAGCAACCGTACGATGGACAAAGTCCAGTGCCTTGCGTCGCAACACCCCGGGCTTCAAGTCTCGCCGAGCAATGCCGAGACGGTCCGGCACAGCGACATTGTCTTTCTGTGCGTCAAGCCGCTGGAATTCAAGGCGGTCCTGAAGGAAATACGGCATGCTGCGCACCCGGATCTCATCCTGGTGTCGATTACGAGCCCGGTGCTGCTGGAGCACCTGGAGCAGCAGCTGCCGTGCAAGGTGGCGAAAATCATCCCGAGCATTACGAGCTACGTCCGAAGCGGCGCATCGCTCTGTATGTACGGGAGCCGGATTCAGACGGAGGATCGGAAGCTCCTGGAGCGGCTGATGTCATCCATCAGCCAACCGCTGCGCATCGATGAGAAGTACACCCGCATCTCTTCCGACTTGTCAAGCTGCGGTCCGGCGTTCATCGCTTACTTCCTGCAGCGGTGGATCGATGCCGCGACGGAAGCCACCGGCATCGGCCGTGACGAAGCGTCGCGTCTTGCCTGCGAGATGCTGCTGGGCACCGGCAAGCTCCTGACGGAAGGGGGCTTCACTCCGGAACAGCTGCAGCAGCGCGTAGCTGTCCCCGGCGGCATCACCGCCGAGGCGCTCCGGCTGATGAAGGAAGAGCTGGCGGATATGTTCCCCCAGCTCATTCAGGTCACCCACGCGAAATATGAAGAGGACCTGGAAAAGGTTCACTCCCAATTCTCCGGACAGGAAGCTAACCGACCACGATATTGA
- a CDS encoding RNA polymerase sigma factor yields the protein MDSGLIRAAQSGDRDALITLLREIEQYVYRTAYYILNNEQDALDASQEALIRIYSKIQSYEEKAQFKTWVQRIVTNICIDKFRRNRPTVSIDEHDLVFVGEQNVEKEVMSAYTAQDIREAIDRLPEHHRAVVVLRYLQDFSYNEIAESLNLPLNTVKSYLFRARQQLQTMLQDYEKGGVRG from the coding sequence GTGGATTCGGGACTGATACGAGCCGCTCAATCCGGCGATCGCGACGCTTTAATCACTCTTTTGCGGGAAATCGAACAATACGTGTATCGGACAGCTTATTATATCCTCAATAATGAGCAGGATGCACTGGACGCGTCCCAAGAGGCCTTAATCCGGATTTATTCCAAAATTCAATCTTATGAGGAAAAAGCTCAGTTCAAAACATGGGTGCAGCGGATTGTGACGAATATTTGCATTGACAAATTCCGGCGCAATCGCCCGACTGTGTCGATTGATGAGCATGACCTCGTGTTTGTCGGGGAACAGAATGTAGAGAAGGAAGTTATGTCCGCCTACACGGCACAGGACATACGTGAGGCAATAGATCGGCTGCCTGAACATCATCGTGCGGTCGTCGTTCTGCGATATCTGCAAGATTTTTCCTACAACGAGATTGCGGAAAGCTTGAATTTGCCGTTGAACACGGTCAAATCCTATCTATTTCGCGCCCGGCAACAACTGCAGACGATGCTGCAAGATTATGAGAAAGGTGGTGTACGAGGATGA
- a CDS encoding ComEA family DNA-binding protein has translation MRKSRHALSLRVWIALTGTAIAGLAVAMGLWLKPQWEEAAGGWTPLNEAIAERLAAEEEGGALAERSGSPNPASASSLPRTGREQGPPSASGAGESAGRGLGDANRPLTMQADKKRAEPGPGEGSDLSAAGEARAARPSAEAKPKHAASGRININEADAEALMKLPGIGPSKSRAIVKYRENHGPFQRLEDLKKVKGIGPAIFAKLRDQASIE, from the coding sequence ATGAGGAAGAGCCGTCATGCGTTATCCTTGCGTGTCTGGATCGCTCTGACGGGGACGGCGATTGCCGGGCTTGCCGTCGCCATGGGCTTATGGCTGAAGCCGCAATGGGAGGAGGCTGCGGGGGGATGGACCCCGCTCAATGAAGCGATTGCCGAGCGTCTGGCCGCCGAGGAGGAGGGCGGGGCTCTGGCGGAACGGAGCGGAAGCCCGAATCCGGCGTCCGCTTCTTCCCTGCCGCGAACCGGAAGAGAACAAGGTCCCCCTTCGGCCTCGGGTGCGGGGGAGAGCGCCGGCCGCGGCTTGGGTGATGCGAACCGGCCCCTAACGATGCAGGCAGACAAGAAGCGGGCCGAACCCGGCCCGGGAGAAGGGAGCGATTTGTCCGCTGCGGGCGAAGCACGCGCCGCGAGGCCATCCGCAGAAGCGAAGCCGAAGCACGCGGCGAGCGGACGGATCAATATTAATGAGGCCGATGCGGAAGCCTTAATGAAGCTCCCGGGGATCGGGCCCAGCAAGTCGCGGGCGATCGTGAAATACCGGGAGAACCACGGCCCGTTCCAGCGGCTGGAGGATTTGAAGAAGGTCAAAGGGATCGGCCCCGCCATCTTCGCCAAGCTGCGCGATCAAGCCTCGATCGAGTAG
- a CDS encoding ComEC/Rec2 family competence protein yields MLSRRPIVAAAVCFVIGIHAAAALSAVHAILTVAGLLLTLPLGCALRWCSGRQAALYGAALLCSASLYIVTDNLNSSRWAPPPDADQPAAEGSWDGYILSPAERDGDRVQFHFRAVSWQEDAGGGPESVDEKLLVQIRLTAPSELDAMARWERGQPMRLHGRLTAPGDASNFGAFSYREYLRPQRIHWILRVAGAEQAVIMDGLDRNGYQRAEQAAQRALARVDRVRGALLELMERLYKQPHSGYMQGLVLGSRTELDPETYRQFSELGLTHVLAISGLHVGVFAGALLGLLRLLRLSKEKGLLIVQSCLPAYMLLTGSAPSVIRAGLMSMIALYCLRKGWLKDGLHILALVLVAMLVWEPYYALQIGFQLSFAVTAGLIIGVPRAVQLLPGWPLWLSSSAAVTLVAQAVSFPLTAYYFHQFSLLSFAANFLLVPIISLGVLPAGTLSLLAGLLYEPAARPLAWIVSQMNGLTFRIVEWLAAIEGAGLIWPQLPLWWIGAYYGSLCLVFAAWRRTAEGGRALLRSRMGTAEEGDTQPLGSFVEVRSSPRGIRYIGSVLAVVPLVLLLVWGCRDGLGRDALVSFIDVGQGDGILIRTASGKHVLVDGGGTVTFRRPGDRWRERRVPFEIGEKVVVPLLKERGVRRLDAVVLTHADQDHAGGLLAVLRHMPVSRFITNGTWKSSATMTALYRTALEKRIPISGGRAGDSWMVDEWTRIDVLYPMPDSDAILLPEEENQNRASLVLLLTLTHPRSKAQATMLLTGDVEADGERRMLAAAAGQGRLPPVDVYKVAHHGSRTSSTPEWVEAFSPAAGVISLGRNNRYGHPHPDVLAALARAEVPVFRTDRDGEIQFRLAADGLKVRTKRDRIVP; encoded by the coding sequence TTGCTATCGCGCAGACCGATTGTGGCCGCGGCCGTCTGCTTCGTGATCGGGATTCACGCCGCGGCCGCATTATCCGCCGTTCATGCCATACTGACTGTAGCGGGACTGCTGCTGACCCTTCCGCTAGGATGCGCCCTCCGCTGGTGCAGCGGGAGACAGGCGGCATTGTACGGGGCGGCGCTTCTCTGTTCGGCCTCGCTATACATCGTAACGGACAACCTCAACTCCAGCCGTTGGGCCCCGCCTCCCGATGCGGATCAGCCGGCGGCGGAGGGAAGCTGGGACGGCTATATTCTGTCTCCGGCGGAGCGGGACGGGGACCGGGTGCAATTTCATTTCCGGGCCGTCTCCTGGCAGGAAGACGCAGGAGGCGGTCCGGAGTCCGTGGACGAGAAGCTGCTGGTCCAGATCCGCCTGACCGCGCCGTCCGAGCTGGACGCGATGGCGCGGTGGGAGCGGGGCCAGCCCATGCGCCTTCATGGCCGGCTGACCGCGCCGGGAGACGCGTCGAACTTCGGGGCGTTCAGCTATCGGGAGTATCTTCGGCCGCAGCGTATTCATTGGATTCTCCGGGTTGCTGGCGCGGAGCAGGCCGTCATCATGGACGGATTGGACCGGAATGGATACCAGCGCGCGGAACAGGCCGCGCAGCGGGCGCTTGCCCGGGTCGATCGGGTCCGCGGAGCGCTGCTGGAGCTTATGGAGCGGCTGTATAAGCAGCCCCATAGCGGATATATGCAGGGACTTGTGCTTGGAAGCCGGACGGAACTGGATCCGGAGACCTACCGCCAGTTCTCGGAGCTGGGTCTGACGCATGTGCTTGCCATTTCGGGACTCCATGTCGGCGTTTTCGCGGGGGCGCTTCTCGGCCTTCTCCGGCTTCTCCGCTTATCGAAGGAGAAGGGGCTGTTGATCGTTCAATCCTGCCTCCCGGCGTATATGCTGCTGACGGGATCGGCTCCTTCGGTTATCCGGGCAGGATTGATGTCGATGATTGCTTTGTACTGCTTGCGCAAGGGCTGGCTGAAGGACGGGCTCCACATTTTGGCCCTCGTCCTGGTGGCGATGCTGGTGTGGGAGCCGTATTATGCGCTTCAGATCGGCTTTCAGCTGTCGTTCGCGGTGACTGCCGGATTGATAATCGGGGTGCCCCGCGCCGTGCAACTGCTGCCGGGGTGGCCGCTGTGGCTGTCCTCTTCCGCCGCCGTAACCTTGGTTGCCCAGGCGGTCTCTTTTCCGTTGACCGCTTATTACTTCCATCAATTTTCGCTTCTGTCGTTTGCGGCCAACTTCCTGCTCGTCCCGATTATCAGTCTTGGCGTGCTCCCCGCTGGAACGCTCTCGCTCCTCGCGGGCCTTCTCTATGAACCGGCAGCCCGCCCGCTAGCCTGGATTGTGTCGCAGATGAATGGGCTGACGTTCCGGATCGTCGAATGGCTGGCAGCCATCGAAGGCGCGGGCTTGATCTGGCCGCAGCTTCCGCTATGGTGGATTGGTGCTTACTACGGCAGTCTATGTCTCGTCTTCGCTGCATGGCGCCGGACGGCAGAAGGCGGAAGAGCGTTGCTCCGCAGCCGGATGGGGACGGCGGAGGAGGGCGATACACAGCCGCTCGGCTCATTCGTGGAGGTGCGCTCCTCCCCGCGAGGCATTCGGTACATCGGCTCCGTCTTGGCGGTCGTTCCGCTCGTCTTGCTTCTTGTCTGGGGCTGCCGGGATGGCCTCGGCCGAGATGCCCTGGTCAGCTTCATTGATGTCGGGCAAGGCGACGGCATTTTGATTCGTACGGCTTCCGGCAAGCATGTGCTGGTCGACGGGGGAGGAACGGTGACTTTCCGCAGGCCCGGGGATCGATGGAGGGAACGCCGGGTGCCGTTCGAGATCGGCGAGAAGGTGGTCGTTCCCCTGTTGAAGGAGCGGGGCGTCCGGCGGCTGGATGCGGTCGTGTTGACGCATGCCGATCAAGACCATGCCGGCGGGCTATTGGCGGTTCTGCGGCATATGCCGGTCAGCCGCTTCATCACGAACGGCACGTGGAAGTCCTCGGCGACGATGACTGCGCTGTACCGGACGGCTCTGGAGAAGCGCATCCCGATCAGCGGGGGCCGGGCCGGCGATTCGTGGATGGTCGATGAATGGACCCGGATTGATGTCCTTTATCCGATGCCGGATAGCGATGCGATTCTTCTCCCGGAGGAGGAGAATCAAAATCGCGCCTCCCTCGTCCTGCTGCTGACGCTGACCCATCCGCGCAGCAAGGCGCAGGCGACGATGCTGCTGACGGGGGATGTGGAAGCCGACGGAGAACGGCGCATGCTGGCTGCCGCCGCGGGCCAAGGCCGGCTGCCGCCCGTTGATGTATACAAGGTGGCGCATCACGGAAGCCGGACGTCATCCACTCCGGAATGGGTAGAAGCGTTCTCCCCGGCGGCAGGCGTCATCTCGCTGGGGCGCAACAACCGCTACGGGCATCCGCACCCGGACGTGCTGGCCGCACTAGCGCGCGCGGAGGTCCCTGTCTTTCGCACCGACCGGGACGGAGAGATCCAGTTCAGGCTGGCTGCGGATGGTTTGAAGGTGCGGACAAAGCGTGATAGGATAGTTCCATAG
- a CDS encoding deoxycytidylate deaminase, which produces MTTSVRKDWDTYFMDIAYMVSTRSRCPRRHVGAVLVQGKKLLGTAYNGAPMGVPDCSEAGCMIVEQYEKIVVDREERMVKKERCIRTIHAEQNLLLFTDRIDREGSTVYVTDEPCWTCANMLANSGVTEIVYHRPYPKDSGKVAAMMEQKGITFRTLASYHPPQETIMDTTD; this is translated from the coding sequence ATGACAACAAGTGTACGCAAAGATTGGGACACCTACTTCATGGATATCGCCTATATGGTGTCTACACGTTCACGCTGTCCTAGGCGGCATGTCGGCGCTGTGCTGGTGCAGGGCAAGAAGCTTCTCGGAACGGCCTATAACGGAGCGCCTATGGGAGTGCCGGATTGCAGCGAAGCGGGATGCATGATTGTCGAGCAGTACGAGAAGATCGTCGTTGACCGCGAGGAGCGGATGGTGAAAAAGGAACGGTGCATCCGCACCATTCATGCCGAGCAAAACCTGCTGCTGTTCACGGATCGGATCGACAGAGAGGGCTCTACGGTCTACGTGACGGACGAGCCGTGCTGGACCTGCGCCAATATGCTGGCGAACAGCGGCGTGACGGAGATCGTGTACCACCGCCCTTATCCGAAGGACAGCGGGAAGGTTGCGGCGATGATGGAGCAGAAGGGAATTACGTTCCGGACGCTGGCCTCCTACCATCCGCCGCAGGAGACGATAATGGATACGACAGATTAA